A portion of the Halodesulfovibrio sp. MK-HDV genome contains these proteins:
- a CDS encoding pentapeptide repeat-containing protein translates to MSKELKNALNNEDAQVVSQLVQNDPDDISGASLKNYTLRGLELHDLTITNVDMYNLDLQGAKLTNVTFEDCTLTGVDFSSSEFHNVRFMDTTLEPIGTTRYDVKETTFKNSLLDKVGFGDGSKLLDVLLHSLAKGSSLAIVDCTIEVVVEGHSYVFYDSYLENLLIDRTNVEEGVALSLAIFGAENVIIKNSSLTNVDFYGVQAKNLLIQNNQDTLLRVGGEFENVKIVENNDSRIVLNGAITTVYASDNGGGNSGVSLRGDISKVLVKDGSGLGVSFARGVMKTVEVFNCDNMRYLELKSVVIDELKLITLDAEEINSTETVIKKIIYRKCSVEREQLGRKDYN, encoded by the coding sequence ATGAGTAAAGAACTTAAAAATGCTTTGAACAATGAAGATGCACAAGTGGTTTCACAGCTAGTACAGAATGATCCTGATGATATTTCTGGTGCTTCACTAAAAAATTATACGTTACGTGGGTTAGAATTGCATGATCTCACAATAACAAATGTGGATATGTATAATCTTGATTTACAAGGTGCAAAGTTAACCAACGTAACATTTGAAGATTGCACGTTGACTGGTGTTGATTTTAGTAGCAGTGAGTTTCATAATGTCCGGTTTATGGATACCACGCTCGAACCGATTGGCACCACAAGATATGATGTGAAGGAAACGACATTTAAAAATTCGTTGCTAGACAAAGTTGGATTTGGAGACGGAAGTAAATTGCTGGATGTGTTACTGCATTCATTGGCTAAAGGGTCTAGTCTTGCAATTGTTGATTGCACGATAGAGGTTGTGGTTGAGGGGCATTCCTATGTTTTTTACGACTCTTATCTAGAGAATTTATTGATAGACAGAACCAATGTGGAAGAAGGTGTTGCACTGTCCCTAGCAATATTTGGCGCAGAGAATGTTATAATTAAAAATAGTTCGTTAACAAACGTTGATTTCTATGGGGTTCAGGCTAAAAATTTACTTATTCAGAATAACCAAGATACTCTTTTGCGTGTTGGTGGTGAATTTGAAAATGTGAAAATTGTGGAGAATAACGACTCAAGGATAGTGCTGAATGGTGCAATAACTACAGTATATGCTAGCGATAATGGGGGGGGAAACAGTGGAGTATCTTTGAGAGGAGATATCAGCAAAGTGTTAGTGAAAGATGGTAGTGGACTTGGTGTAAGCTTTGCAAGAGGTGTGATGAAGACAGTGGAGGTGTTTAACTGTGATAATATGAGGTATTTAGAGCTGAAATCTGTGGTTATTGATGAGTTGAAGTTGATCACACTTGATGCAGAAGAAATAAATTCCACTGAAACAGTAATAAAAAAAATTATCTATAGAAAATGTAGCGTTGAAAGGGAGCAGTTGGGTAGAAAAGACTACAATTGA
- a CDS encoding pentapeptide repeat-containing protein, whose translation MKILYRSLVGVGCIVALLCGLNGCMSQELKTALNNEDAQAVSQLIQNDPDDISGASLKDYKLRGLKLHDLIMRNVNMYNLDLQGAKLTNVTFEDCTLTGVDFSNSEFHNVRFMDTTLEPIGTTRYDVKETTFKNSLLDKVGFGDGSKLLDVLMHSLLKGSSIAIVDSTVAVVVEDHSFVFNDSYLDNLLIDRTDVKKGVAISLSILGGGNVIIRDSSLIDVDLYGLDAKNFIFENNRNSLLRVGGEIGNVKIAKNRNTWIAINGKIKEISAIDNGGRDSGVGFRGEIDNVVVRDSDELSVDFARATIKKAKIFNCNNMNDLELRHVVVEDLELHSLDLKEINSAETLIKNLSIDDVVLKKRSWVRDTKVSNASINNFSILPTIKYDELYEETEGFWNGLLSKQ comes from the coding sequence ATGAAGATTCTGTATAGGTCGTTAGTAGGCGTGGGCTGTATTGTGGCGTTGTTATGTGGGCTCAATGGCTGCATGAGTCAGGAGCTAAAGACCGCGTTAAACAATGAAGATGCACAAGCGGTTTCACAGCTAATACAGAATGACCCCGATGATATTTCTGGTGCTTCATTAAAAGATTATAAGTTGCGTGGATTAAAACTGCACGATTTAATAATGAGAAATGTGAATATGTACAATCTTGACTTACAAGGTGCAAAGTTAACCAATGTAACATTTGAAGATTGTACATTGACTGGTGTTGATTTTAGTAACAGTGAGTTTCACAATGTTCGGTTTATGGATACCACGCTTGAACCGATTGGCACCACAAGATATGATGTGAAAGAAACGACATTTAAAAATTCGTTGCTAGATAAGGTTGGATTTGGAGATGGTAGTAAGCTTTTAGATGTATTAATGCATTCTTTACTTAAAGGATCTAGTATTGCAATTGTAGATAGTACAGTTGCTGTCGTGGTTGAAGATCATTCCTTTGTTTTTAATGATTCATATCTAGATAATCTACTTATTGACAGGACTGATGTAAAAAAAGGTGTGGCAATTTCTCTTTCGATACTAGGAGGAGGTAATGTTATTATAAGGGATAGCTCATTAATAGATGTTGATTTGTATGGGCTCGATGCTAAGAATTTTATTTTTGAGAATAATCGTAACTCACTTTTACGGGTTGGTGGTGAAATTGGGAATGTGAAGATAGCCAAAAATAGAAATACCTGGATTGCTATTAATGGGAAAATAAAAGAGATATCTGCCATTGACAATGGTGGTCGTGATAGCGGTGTAGGCTTTAGAGGGGAAATTGATAACGTTGTTGTTAGAGATAGCGATGAGCTTAGTGTAGATTTTGCTCGGGCAACTATAAAAAAGGCAAAAATATTTAATTGTAATAATATGAATGACTTAGAGCTTAGGCATGTGGTTGTCGAGGACTTGGAGCTACACTCTCTTGATCTGAAGGAGATTAATTCTGCTGAAACGTTAATTAAAAACTTATCAATAGACGATGTTGTATTGAAAAAGCGGAGTTGGGTGAGGGATACTAAAGTTTCTAATGCATCGATAAACAACTTTTCTATCCTTCCAACTATTAAGTATGATGAGTTATATGAAGAAACAGAAGGCTTTTGGAATGGATTGCTTTCAAAGCAGTAA
- a CDS encoding pentapeptide repeat-containing protein yields MNTQYKFLIGLALIVALLCGLNGCMSQELKTALSDGDAQLVSQIVQTNPNDLSGASLKDYRLHGLELHDLTITNVDMFNLDLQGAKLTNVTFEDCTLTGVDFSNSEFHNVRFMNTTLEPIGTTRYDVKETTFKNSLLDKVGFGDGSKLLDVLLHSLAKGSSLAIVDCTIEVVVEGHSYVFYDSYLENLLIDRTDVEEGVALSLAIFGGENVVIKNSSLTNVDFYGVEAKNLLIKNNRDSLLRVGGEFENVKVVGNSDSLIVVDGAITTAYASDNGGKNSDVSFGGDIGEVLVKDGGGLSVCLSRGKIKSAVVSNCNNMVYLELKSVIIDELKLSTLDAEEINSAETLIKKLSIEDVVLKERSWVRDTTVVDVSVENLTISPDVRYDESYKETEGFWNDLLSKQ; encoded by the coding sequence ATGAATACGCAATATAAGTTTTTAATAGGGCTAGCCTTAATTGTGGCGTTGTTGTGTGGTCTAAACGGTTGTATGAGTCAGGAGTTAAAAACAGCTTTGAGTGACGGCGATGCACAATTGGTATCACAGATAGTACAGACTAATCCTAATGATCTTTCAGGTGCTTCACTAAAAGACTATAGGTTGCATGGGTTGGAATTGCACGATCTTACGATAACAAATGTGGATATGTTCAATCTTGACTTACAAGGTGCAAAGTTAACCAATGTAACATTTGAAGATTGTACGTTGACTGGCGTTGATTTCAGCAATAGCGAGTTTCATAATGTTCGATTTATGAATACCACGCTCGAACCGATTGGCACCACAAGATATGATGTGAAGGAAACGACATTTAAAAATTCGTTGCTAGATAAGGTTGGATTTGGAGACGGAAGTAAATTGCTGGATGTGTTACTGCACTCATTGGCTAAAGGGTCTAGTCTTGCAATTGTTGATTGCACAATAGAGGTTGTGGTTGAGGGGCATTCCTATGTTTTTTATGACTCCTATCTAGAAAATTTACTGATAGACAGGACTGATGTGGAAGAAGGCGTTGCACTGTCTTTAGCAATATTTGGCGGAGAGAATGTTGTAATCAAGAATAGTTCATTGACGAACGTTGATTTTTATGGAGTTGAAGCTAAAAATTTACTTATCAAGAATAATAGAGATTCACTTTTGCGCGTTGGTGGTGAATTTGAGAATGTGAAAGTCGTGGGGAACAGCGATTCTTTGATAGTGGTTGATGGTGCAATAACAACAGCATATGCAAGCGATAATGGAGGAAAAAATAGTGATGTGTCTTTTGGAGGGGATATTGGCGAAGTGCTAGTGAAAGATGGTGGTGGACTTAGTGTATGCCTTTCTCGAGGCAAGATTAAATCAGCAGTAGTGTCTAACTGCAATAATATGGTTTACTTAGAATTGAAATCTGTGATTATTGATGAATTGAAGTTGAGTACACTTGATGCAGAAGAAATAAATTCGGCTGAAACATTAATAAAAAAATTATCCATAGAAGATGTTGTCTTGAAAGAGAGAAGCTGGGTGAGAGATACCACGGTTGTGGATGTGTCTGTCGAAAATTTAACTATTTCTCCAGATGTGCGTTACGATGAGTCATATAAAGAGACAGAAGGGTTTTGGAATGACTTGCTTTCAAAGCAGTAA